In the genome of Oxyura jamaicensis isolate SHBP4307 breed ruddy duck chromosome 13, BPBGC_Ojam_1.0, whole genome shotgun sequence, one region contains:
- the LOC118173745 gene encoding proton-coupled amino acid transporter 1-like, protein MSTRRLRSEDYNDYSSTDVTPEGSPPGGINGFAHPESYQRFGETNGTTWYQTLIHLLKGNIGTGLLGLPLALKNAGILLGPLSLLVMGVVAVHCMSILVKCAHHFCYRFQKQFVDYGGAVMYGLESTPSAWLRTHAVWGRRVVGLFLILTQLGFCCVYFVFLADNLRQVVSAANGTTNDCHSNRTVALTPTMDSRLYMLSLLPFVVLLSFIQNLKVLSIFSMLANVAMLVSLVVIYQYIVQDIPDPSNLPLVAAWKTYPLFFGTAIFAFEGIGVVLPLENKMKNPQQFPLILYVGMTIVTVLYISLSVLGYLRFGVSIQASITLNLPNCWLYQAVKLLFSFGIFFTYAVQFYVPAEIIIPPLVARVSERWGWVVNLLLRVALVSVTCVLAILIPRLDIVISLVGSVSSSALALIFPPLLEIATYYVEGMHPLVIAKDVAISLIGFVGFVVGTYEALVELATPAAVINATNILVQ, encoded by the exons ATGTCCACGCGGCGCCTGCGCAGCGAGGACTACAACGACTACAGCTCCACGGACGTCACGCCCGAGGGGAGCCCGCCCGGGGGCATCAACGGCTTCGCGCACCCCGAGTCCTACCAGCGCTTCGGGGAGACCAACGGCACCAC GTGGTACCAGACCCTGATCCACCTCCTGAAGGGGAACATCGgcacggggctgctggggctgcctctgGCTCTGAAGAATGCCGGCATCCTG CTGGGTCCTCTGAGCCTGCTGGTGATGGGCGTCGTGGCCGTGCACTGCATGAGCATCCTGGTGAAATGCGCCCATCACTTCTGCTACAG GTTCCAGAAGCAGTTTGTGGACTACGGAGGAGCCGTGATGTACGGGCTGGAGTCCACCCCCAGCGCCTGGCTGCGGACACACGCCGTCTGGGGAAG GCGTGTGGTGGGGCTCTTCCTGATCCTCACTCAGCTGGGTTTCTGCTGCGTGTACTTCGTCTTCCTGGCGGACAACCTGAGGCAG gTCGTGTCCGCTGCCAACGGCACCACCAACGACTGCCACTCGAACCGGACGGTGGCCCTGACCCCCACCATGGACTCCCGGCTCTAcatgctctccctgctgccttttgTGGTGCTGCTGTCGTTCATCCAGAACCTCAAGGTCCTGTCCATCTTCTCCATGCTGGCCAACGTGGCCATGCTGGTCAGCCTTGTGGTCATCTACCAGTACATCGTCCAG GACATTCCCGATCCCAGCAACCTGCCCCTGGTAGCAGCCTGGAAGACCTACCCTCTGTTTTTTGGCACGGCCATCTTTGCTTTTGAAGGCATCGGGGTG gtGCTGCCTCTGGAAAACAAGATGAAGAACCCCCAGCAGTTCCCGCTGATACTCTACGTGGGGATGACGATTGTCACCGTCCTGTACATCAGCCTGAGCGTGCTGGGGTACCTGCGCTTCGGGGTGAGCATCCAGGCCAGCATCACGCTCAACCTGCCCAACTGCTG GTTATACCAAGCTGTCAAGCTGCTCTTCTCCTTTGGGATTTTCTTCACGTACGCCGTGCAGTTCTACGTGCCCGCCGAGATCATCATCCCTCCCCTCGTCGCCCGCGTGTCGGAGCGCTGGGGCTGGGTGGTCAACCTGCTCCTCAGGGTGGCCCTGGTTAGCGTGACCT GCGTGCTGGCCATCCTCATCCCTCGCCTGGACATCGTCATCTCGCTGGTGGGCTCCGTCAGCAGCAGCGCCCTGGCTCTCATCTTCCCCCCGCTGCTGGAGATCGCCACGTACTACGTGGAGGGCATGCACCCCCTGGTCATCGCCAAGGACGTGGCCATCAGCCTCATCGGCTTCGTGGGCTTCGTGGTGGGGACGTACGAGGCGCTGGTGGAGCTGGCTACGCCCGCTGCCGTTATCAACGCCACCAACATCTTGGTGCAGTGA